The following proteins come from a genomic window of Carassius carassius chromosome 10, fCarCar2.1, whole genome shotgun sequence:
- the LOC132152085 gene encoding obg-like ATPase 1 isoform X2, whose product MPPKKGGDGPKQPPLIGRFGTSLKIGIVGLPNVGKSTFFNVLTKSQAAAENFPFCTIDPNESLVPIPDERYDFLCQYHKPVSKVPAFLNVVDIAGLVKGAHAGQGLGNAFLSHISACDAIFHMTRAFEDEDIIHVEGCVDPVRDIEIIHEELRMKDEEMIGPIIDKLEKTAVRGGDKKLKPEYDIMCKIKSWVVDEKKHVRYYHEWNDKEIEVLNKYLFLTSKPMIYLVNLSEKDYIRKKNKWLVKIKEWVDAHDPCALVIPFSGGFESKYQDMTDEEKQKYCEENKTQSILTKIIKSGYAGLQLEYFFTAGPDEVRAWTIRKGTKAPQAAGKIHTDFEKGFIMAEVMKFTDFKEEGSENAVKAAGKYRQQGRNYIVEDGDIIFFKFNTPNQPKKK is encoded by the exons ATGCCTCCAAAGAAGGGAGGAGATGGACCAAAACAGCCCCCCCTGATTGGCCGTTTCGGGACTTCCTTGAAGATTGGAATTGTTGGGTTACCAAATGTAGG AAAGTCAACCTTCTTCAATGTTCTGACAAAGAGTCAGGCAGCTGCTGAGAATTTTCCCTTCTGCACCATCGACCCAAACGAGAGCCTTGTGCCCATTCCTGATGAGCGCTACGACTTCCTCTGCCAGTACCATAAACCAGTCAG TAAGGTTCCAGCATTTCTAAATGTGGTGGATATTGCTGGCTTAGTAAAAGGGGCTCACGCAGGCCAGGGATTGGGTAACGCCTTCCTCTCCCACATCAGTGCCTGTGATGCCATCTTTCACATGACAC GAGCTTTTGAGGATGAAGATATTATCCATGTTGAGGGCTGTGTTGATCCAGTGAGGGATATAGAGATTATTCATGAAGAACTGAGGATGAAGGATGAAGAGATGATTGGGCCAATCATTGATAAGCTTGAGAAAACCGCTGTGAGGGGAGGAGACAAAAAACTCAAACCTGAATAT GACATCATGTGTAAAATAAAGTCCTGGGTTGTTGATGAAAAGAAACATGTCCGTTATTACCATGAATGGAATGacaaagag ATTGAGGTTTTGAATAAGTATCTGTTCCTGACATCCAAGCCGATGATCTACTTGGTAAACCTCTCGGAGAAAGATTACATAAGGAAAAAGAATAAATG gtTGGTGAAGATCAAGGAGTGGGTTGATGCTCATGATCCATGTGCGCTGGTCATCCCATTCAGTGGGGGATTTGAGAGCAAGTATCAGGATATGACTGATGAAgagaaacagaaatattgtgaggAGAACAAAACACAGAG TATTCTGACTAAGATAATCAAGAGTGGGTACGCAGGCCTGCAGCTGGAGTACTTCTTCACAGCAGGACCTGATGAAGTCCGTGCATGGACCATCAGG AAAGGCACCAAGGCCCCGCAAGCAGCTGGAAAGATCCACACAGACTTTGAGAAAGGCTTCATCATGGCCGAAGTCATGAAGTTTACAGACTTTAAGGAGGAAGGCAGTGAAAACGCAGTTAAA GCTGCAGGAAAATACAGACAACAGGGGAGAAACTACATAGTGGAAGATGGTGACATCATCTTTTTCAAATTCAACACACCTAATCAGCCCAAAAAGAAGTGA
- the LOC132152085 gene encoding obg-like ATPase 1 isoform X1, translated as MAPKKMPPKKGGDGPKQPPLIGRFGTSLKIGIVGLPNVGKSTFFNVLTKSQAAAENFPFCTIDPNESLVPIPDERYDFLCQYHKPVSKVPAFLNVVDIAGLVKGAHAGQGLGNAFLSHISACDAIFHMTRAFEDEDIIHVEGCVDPVRDIEIIHEELRMKDEEMIGPIIDKLEKTAVRGGDKKLKPEYDIMCKIKSWVVDEKKHVRYYHEWNDKEIEVLNKYLFLTSKPMIYLVNLSEKDYIRKKNKWLVKIKEWVDAHDPCALVIPFSGGFESKYQDMTDEEKQKYCEENKTQSILTKIIKSGYAGLQLEYFFTAGPDEVRAWTIRKGTKAPQAAGKIHTDFEKGFIMAEVMKFTDFKEEGSENAVKAAGKYRQQGRNYIVEDGDIIFFKFNTPNQPKKK; from the exons ATGGCTCCTAAAAAG ATGCCTCCAAAGAAGGGAGGAGATGGACCAAAACAGCCCCCCCTGATTGGCCGTTTCGGGACTTCCTTGAAGATTGGAATTGTTGGGTTACCAAATGTAGG AAAGTCAACCTTCTTCAATGTTCTGACAAAGAGTCAGGCAGCTGCTGAGAATTTTCCCTTCTGCACCATCGACCCAAACGAGAGCCTTGTGCCCATTCCTGATGAGCGCTACGACTTCCTCTGCCAGTACCATAAACCAGTCAG TAAGGTTCCAGCATTTCTAAATGTGGTGGATATTGCTGGCTTAGTAAAAGGGGCTCACGCAGGCCAGGGATTGGGTAACGCCTTCCTCTCCCACATCAGTGCCTGTGATGCCATCTTTCACATGACAC GAGCTTTTGAGGATGAAGATATTATCCATGTTGAGGGCTGTGTTGATCCAGTGAGGGATATAGAGATTATTCATGAAGAACTGAGGATGAAGGATGAAGAGATGATTGGGCCAATCATTGATAAGCTTGAGAAAACCGCTGTGAGGGGAGGAGACAAAAAACTCAAACCTGAATAT GACATCATGTGTAAAATAAAGTCCTGGGTTGTTGATGAAAAGAAACATGTCCGTTATTACCATGAATGGAATGacaaagag ATTGAGGTTTTGAATAAGTATCTGTTCCTGACATCCAAGCCGATGATCTACTTGGTAAACCTCTCGGAGAAAGATTACATAAGGAAAAAGAATAAATG gtTGGTGAAGATCAAGGAGTGGGTTGATGCTCATGATCCATGTGCGCTGGTCATCCCATTCAGTGGGGGATTTGAGAGCAAGTATCAGGATATGACTGATGAAgagaaacagaaatattgtgaggAGAACAAAACACAGAG TATTCTGACTAAGATAATCAAGAGTGGGTACGCAGGCCTGCAGCTGGAGTACTTCTTCACAGCAGGACCTGATGAAGTCCGTGCATGGACCATCAGG AAAGGCACCAAGGCCCCGCAAGCAGCTGGAAAGATCCACACAGACTTTGAGAAAGGCTTCATCATGGCCGAAGTCATGAAGTTTACAGACTTTAAGGAGGAAGGCAGTGAAAACGCAGTTAAA GCTGCAGGAAAATACAGACAACAGGGGAGAAACTACATAGTGGAAGATGGTGACATCATCTTTTTCAAATTCAACACACCTAATCAGCCCAAAAAGAAGTGA